In a single window of the Candidatus Latescibacterota bacterium genome:
- a CDS encoding EpsI family protein, with protein MDKVNRSRLVVLSAILAALTIYTYVLRYREAPTTALPDLSAIPLQTIGYSAVEEYIEPESLRLLGADTTLARSYTGEEGTIELFLGYFARQQENSQIHSPKHCYPGSGWNIISESGVIIAVGSKKNRAKELVITDGGSRRLVIYWFSMNGEFIPDEFALKFHQMKSALLSRSQAAAFIRFSTPITEGSEATARKRLLPFMEELSPAIMSAIGEKSGSERKDG; from the coding sequence ATGGATAAAGTAAACAGATCTCGCCTTGTCGTTCTATCAGCAATACTGGCCGCGCTCACTATCTATACATATGTGCTCAGATACAGGGAAGCACCGACCACCGCACTTCCCGACCTCTCAGCCATCCCCCTGCAGACAATCGGCTATAGCGCTGTCGAAGAGTATATCGAACCGGAATCCCTTCGCCTCCTTGGCGCTGACACCACGCTGGCACGCTCCTATACGGGAGAAGAAGGGACCATCGAACTTTTCCTCGGATATTTTGCCAGGCAGCAGGAAAACTCGCAGATACATTCGCCGAAACATTGCTATCCAGGATCGGGATGGAATATAATTTCCGAAAGTGGAGTCATCATCGCTGTCGGCAGCAAAAAGAACCGTGCGAAAGAGTTGGTGATCACAGACGGCGGATCACGCCGACTTGTGATATACTGGTTCAGCATGAACGGCGAATTCATCCCGGATGAGTTCGCACTGAAATTTCACCAGATGAAAAGTGCATTGCTGTCGCGTTCCCAGGCGGCGGCATTTATCAGGTTTTCCACTCCCATCACTGAGGGATCGGAAGCAACCGCCAGGAAACGTCTTCTTCCATTCATGGAGGAGCTTTCTCCGGCGATCATGTCTGCGATCGGCGAAAAGTCCGGCTCGGAAAGGAAAGATGGTTAA
- the prsK gene encoding PEP-CTERM system histidine kinase PrsK yields the protein MIRLPSTFSLAASGMLLLSVLTASVRGRFSTQKVFYILSALMMSSIMLAQGLLIRSSSPDIALSEFRIMIGLMMIFPTFGIPFFFFFARSIDRESTRKRMPGIITLGLLLGLLALFLPARMIIKEISFTEEMLFWSVTITGAGKTLGMIFIIANVFFLYGIENTYRTANVPAKVTLKYPTLGIFTASLINLFVIGKALSLSIVDLQSMVLETCGMMLVAASFLYADLRYPLFDIRTRMRSENSSVLSVIVAGLYILSIALVYYISALAGLSFDRSGFYVAGVFAIFLLAATLMSGNARRRLRRFMNDNFLVGRYNYRKEWRHYATLMASSSSVNDLASNTISSLCETVMVRKGIIWFDIENERPSTYGLTSDNWSEEEARSLFENRPDGEMVILGRRNHELKRLLQLEENNRRSGLATWVEAVAFLRHGEECRGVIALGRKDMGRSYTEEDRDFLTSVSDQATITLENLLMEEKILESSQIESFNRFASFVIHDLKNTVGMLSLTAENAKDNIDDKEFQKDTIDTINRSVDKMRALIDSLNAHKSPGTIVRKKTDISSVIRGKLSAISNVALARDIEIRFDCPKAQIAEIDPSALERIVENLVLNSIESTPPGGEIDLDTRVDDEGVLFIDVTDTGPGFDPGYLETSLFKPFSSTKQNGLGIGLVLCRGLVEAHGGKISAGNIPGNGARVSVILPPSNEPDRFVPGNR from the coding sequence ATGATCAGACTCCCCTCGACCTTCTCCCTTGCTGCTTCGGGTATGCTCCTGCTGTCCGTGCTCACTGCGTCGGTCCGTGGCAGATTCAGCACTCAGAAAGTCTTCTACATCCTGTCTGCGCTGATGATGTCCTCGATAATGCTCGCCCAGGGCCTGTTGATCCGTTCATCTTCGCCCGATATCGCTCTTTCGGAATTCCGGATAATGATCGGCCTGATGATGATATTCCCGACCTTCGGCATTCCTTTTTTCTTCTTTTTCGCCAGAAGCATCGATCGGGAGTCGACCAGAAAACGAATGCCGGGGATCATAACCCTTGGCCTGCTTCTCGGATTGCTCGCGCTGTTTCTCCCGGCAAGGATGATCATTAAAGAGATCTCGTTTACAGAGGAGATGTTGTTCTGGAGCGTCACCATCACAGGAGCGGGCAAGACACTTGGGATGATCTTCATCATAGCCAACGTCTTTTTTCTTTATGGCATCGAAAACACTTACAGGACTGCCAACGTACCAGCCAAGGTGACGCTGAAATACCCGACACTCGGCATATTCACCGCATCCCTCATCAATCTGTTCGTAATCGGGAAGGCCCTGTCCCTTTCGATAGTCGACCTGCAGTCGATGGTCCTGGAGACCTGCGGCATGATGCTGGTCGCAGCATCTTTTCTCTATGCCGACCTGAGGTATCCGCTGTTTGATATCAGAACGAGGATGCGTTCGGAGAACTCTTCTGTTCTATCCGTGATAGTCGCCGGACTGTACATCCTGTCCATAGCCCTCGTCTATTACATTTCAGCGCTGGCTGGACTTTCATTCGACCGGTCTGGATTCTACGTGGCAGGGGTCTTTGCGATCTTCCTTTTGGCTGCTACGTTGATGTCAGGCAACGCGCGCAGGAGATTGCGACGATTCATGAACGACAACTTCCTGGTCGGAAGATACAACTACAGGAAGGAGTGGCGGCATTACGCCACGCTGATGGCCTCGAGCAGTTCGGTGAATGATCTTGCCTCGAACACGATCAGTTCCCTCTGCGAAACGGTAATGGTCAGAAAAGGCATTATCTGGTTTGACATCGAGAACGAACGACCTTCTACTTACGGTCTTACTTCGGACAACTGGAGCGAGGAAGAGGCCCGCTCCCTTTTCGAGAACCGACCGGACGGGGAGATGGTCATCCTCGGACGCCGAAACCATGAACTGAAAAGACTCCTGCAGCTTGAGGAAAACAACAGGCGAAGCGGCCTTGCGACCTGGGTCGAGGCGGTCGCCTTCCTCCGCCATGGCGAAGAATGCCGTGGCGTAATAGCCCTGGGACGCAAGGATATGGGAAGATCATACACTGAGGAAGACCGCGACTTTCTGACCAGTGTCTCGGACCAGGCCACTATAACACTGGAAAATCTCCTCATGGAGGAGAAGATACTCGAATCAAGCCAGATCGAATCATTCAACCGTTTCGCGTCGTTCGTGATCCACGACCTGAAAAACACGGTGGGGATGCTCTCTCTGACCGCCGAAAACGCAAAAGACAATATAGACGACAAGGAATTTCAGAAAGACACCATAGACACGATCAACCGGTCTGTGGATAAGATGCGTGCTCTGATCGACTCCCTGAACGCCCATAAATCACCCGGCACGATCGTCCGGAAGAAAACGGACATTTCATCCGTGATCCGCGGGAAACTATCGGCGATTTCGAATGTGGCACTCGCAAGAGACATAGAAATACGGTTCGACTGTCCCAAGGCCCAGATCGCGGAAATCGATCCTTCCGCACTTGAGCGTATCGTAGAGAATCTCGTTTTGAATTCCATAGAATCGACTCCACCCGGAGGTGAGATCGATCTCGACACCAGGGTGGACGACGAAGGTGTTCTCTTTATCGACGTGACCGACACCGGGCCCGGGTTCGATCCAGGCTACCTTGAAACCAGTCTTTTCAAGCCCTTCAGCAGCACGAAACAGAACGGCCTGGGAATCGGCCTCGTGCTGTGCCGTGGACTGGTGGAGGCTCACGGAGGAAAGATCAGCGCTGGCAATATCCCTGGAAACGGAGCCAGGGTTTCGGTTATACTCCCCCCGTCAAATGAGCCTGACCGGTTTGTTCCGGGAAACCGATGA
- a CDS encoding tetratricopeptide repeat protein has translation MKILIQGISTTIILAMLSIMCVSCGGDSDLYNAEKDLFNARKLNRELVVASMNREFLDRTLAAYNGIVEKYDPQRGEIEGMELIVVSARMELAELEFRAGMIEEARDDFAVVADMKETITEARANAIWSAGYISLEMNDHASSLKFFEMFVSEYLTPDKAEATFHMNNRYLVTPVRIAGIHSMLGAEIESGRWLGKAEKIFNNLIASSTDSLLVRETRYNLLTALLQGKRWNEARTTIAGMKRLYNNPSDIPSLLFLESRTETEGLGRPERAIPLLKEIIDEYPDSHQALPAMIDIAGIYFKQGELRKAENIYNEIVEEHSGATAQAAEAAWQLARIAESENDWISAALHYKLTYTNYPSTIQGMEAPLRIVTHFRELGEREATKSAFDRAMDQFKKLISEQYNEGVRILAEEYIVRAYSEDGKWNEAAEHLLGLPEKYPDYHKFRGNYLLAASIFENELGDTERATAILAECIERYPDTGIDTEAEKQIERIRSSR, from the coding sequence ATGAAAATCCTGATACAGGGAATCTCGACAACGATTATTCTGGCGATGCTTTCTATCATGTGTGTTTCCTGCGGCGGAGACAGCGACCTTTACAATGCGGAGAAAGATCTGTTCAACGCGAGAAAATTGAATCGTGAACTTGTTGTAGCATCGATGAACAGGGAATTCCTCGACAGGACACTGGCCGCATACAACGGGATAGTGGAGAAATACGACCCTCAGCGTGGTGAAATAGAGGGTATGGAACTGATTGTCGTTTCGGCCCGGATGGAACTCGCCGAACTCGAATTCAGAGCCGGGATGATCGAGGAAGCCCGAGACGACTTCGCTGTTGTCGCCGACATGAAGGAAACGATAACAGAGGCGAGGGCCAATGCGATCTGGTCCGCCGGATACATATCGCTGGAGATGAACGACCATGCCTCTTCCCTGAAATTCTTCGAGATGTTCGTCTCTGAATACCTGACCCCCGACAAGGCTGAGGCTACGTTCCACATGAATAATCGCTACCTGGTCACACCTGTACGAATAGCTGGGATCCACTCGATGCTTGGTGCCGAGATAGAGTCGGGCCGGTGGCTCGGAAAAGCTGAAAAGATATTTAACAATCTGATCGCCTCATCCACAGACAGCCTTCTGGTCAGAGAGACGCGATACAACCTGCTGACTGCCCTCCTCCAGGGAAAAAGATGGAATGAGGCCCGAACGACGATTGCAGGAATGAAACGACTTTACAATAACCCTTCCGACATACCATCCCTGTTGTTTCTCGAATCCAGGACCGAGACAGAAGGCCTGGGCAGGCCCGAGCGTGCCATACCCTTACTTAAAGAAATCATCGATGAATATCCCGACTCACATCAGGCTCTTCCTGCCATGATCGATATCGCCGGCATCTATTTCAAACAGGGAGAATTGCGGAAGGCTGAAAACATTTACAACGAAATCGTCGAAGAACACAGCGGGGCCACAGCCCAGGCGGCTGAAGCTGCATGGCAGCTTGCCAGGATCGCCGAATCGGAAAACGACTGGATCAGCGCGGCGCTTCATTACAAGTTGACATACACTAACTATCCATCAACGATACAGGGCATGGAAGCTCCTCTCCGCATCGTGACCCATTTTCGCGAGCTGGGTGAAAGAGAAGCCACCAAAAGCGCCTTTGACAGAGCCATGGATCAATTCAAAAAACTCATCTCTGAACAGTACAACGAAGGAGTAAGAATACTGGCGGAAGAATATATCGTCCGCGCCTATTCAGAAGACGGCAAGTGGAATGAAGCTGCTGAACACCTCCTCGGCCTGCCTGAAAAATATCCCGATTATCACAAGTTCAGGGGCAACTACCTGCTGGCCGCATCGATTTTCGAGAATGAACTTGGCGACACGGAGAGGGCCACAGCGATCCTCGCCGAATGCATCGAAAGATATCCGGACACGGGAATAGATACCGAAGCAGAAAAACAGATAGAGAGGATAAGGAGCTCAAGATGA